The Streptomyces phaeolivaceus genome has a window encoding:
- a CDS encoding nucleobase:cation symporter-2 family protein, which yields MASLTPTHPVDEVPPTRHLLAFGLQHVLAMYAGAVAVPLIVGGAMRLPPADLAYLITADLLVCGVATLIQCVGVWRFGVRLPIMQGCTFAAVSPMVLIGTEGGGLPAIYGSVIVAGLAIMLLAPVFGRLLRFFPPLVTGTVILIIGLSLLPVAGNWAAGGVGAEDFGEPRNLALAAFVLLVVVGVQRFAPAFLSRIAVLIGMVVGLAVAVPLGFTDFAGVKDADWLGISTPFHFGAPTFQLSAILSMLVVALVAMTETTGDLIAVGEMTGREVQPRSLADGLRADGFSTVLGGVFNTFPYTAYAQNVGLVGMTRVRSRWVVAAAGGMLVLLGLLPKLGAVVAAIPAPVLGGAGLVMFGTVAASGLRTLARVEFKDNDNLTIVAVSVAVGLLPVGVPTVYASFPDWFQTVMNSGISAGCLTAIALNLLFNHRRSRAGSAGAGADGRDGHRRWSSRTGTDSARTR from the coding sequence ATGGCTTCCCTCACCCCCACCCACCCCGTGGACGAAGTACCCCCCACCCGCCACCTGCTGGCCTTCGGCCTCCAACACGTCCTGGCCATGTACGCGGGCGCGGTCGCCGTCCCCCTGATCGTCGGCGGAGCCATGCGCCTGCCACCCGCCGACCTGGCCTATCTGATAACCGCCGACCTCCTCGTGTGCGGTGTCGCGACCCTGATCCAGTGCGTCGGCGTCTGGCGCTTCGGCGTCCGGCTCCCGATCATGCAGGGCTGCACCTTCGCGGCCGTCTCCCCGATGGTGCTGATCGGGACGGAGGGCGGCGGACTCCCCGCCATCTACGGCTCGGTGATCGTGGCCGGTCTGGCGATCATGCTGCTCGCCCCGGTGTTCGGCAGGCTCCTCCGCTTCTTCCCGCCGCTCGTCACGGGCACCGTCATCCTGATCATCGGCCTCTCCCTCCTCCCCGTGGCCGGCAACTGGGCGGCCGGCGGTGTGGGCGCCGAGGACTTCGGGGAGCCGAGGAACCTGGCTCTCGCGGCGTTCGTGCTGCTCGTCGTGGTGGGCGTACAGCGGTTCGCGCCGGCGTTCCTCAGCCGGATCGCCGTACTGATCGGCATGGTCGTGGGGCTCGCGGTGGCGGTGCCGCTCGGGTTCACGGACTTCGCCGGGGTGAAGGACGCCGACTGGCTGGGCATCAGCACGCCGTTCCACTTCGGGGCGCCCACGTTCCAGCTCTCCGCGATCCTGTCCATGCTGGTGGTGGCCCTGGTGGCGATGACCGAGACCACCGGTGACCTGATCGCGGTCGGCGAGATGACCGGCCGTGAGGTGCAACCGCGCTCGCTCGCCGACGGGCTCCGCGCGGACGGGTTCTCCACCGTGCTCGGCGGCGTCTTCAACACCTTCCCGTACACGGCGTACGCGCAGAACGTGGGCCTGGTCGGGATGACCCGGGTGCGCAGCCGCTGGGTCGTCGCGGCGGCGGGCGGGATGCTCGTACTGCTGGGGCTGCTGCCGAAGCTCGGCGCGGTGGTCGCGGCGATTCCGGCGCCGGTGCTCGGCGGCGCGGGCCTGGTGATGTTCGGGACGGTCGCCGCGAGCGGTCTGCGGACGCTCGCCCGGGTGGAGTTCAAGGACAACGACAATCTGACGATCGTGGCCGTGTCGGTGGCGGTGGGTCTGCTGCCCGTCGGGGTGCCCACGGTCTACGCGAGCTTCCCGGACTGGTTCCAGACGGTGATGAACAGCGGCATCAGCGCGGGCTGTCTGACCGCGATCGCGCTGAACCTGCTCTTCAACCACCGTCGTTCGAGGGCCGGTTCGGCCGGTGCCGGGGCTGACGGCCGTGACGGTCACCGCCGTTGGAGCAGTCGGACCGGGACCGACTCGGCCAGGACGCGGTAG
- a CDS encoding SGNH/GDSL hydrolase family protein: protein MIAACVLALALVVASSAVVALVRSPQRTDGAGAGDPAPSARHWVNTWSAMPQLTEPGNMPPAPFTGDRAVLVDTTLRQTVRVTTGGDRVRLRFSNAFGGSALPLTAVTVALPLGGRAGVGAVEPGTTRPVTFSGRETTTVPVGAQVVSDPLEFTLRPGTNLTVTAYLAEGQASLALTSHPGSRTTSYLLRGDHTEDTDLPGATPTNHWYLLSDVEVLSRAATTAVAVLGDSLTDGRGSTTNGNDRWPDQLFDRLQQRPGTRHIAVVNQAAGGNRVLNDGLGPNALARLDRDVLAHSAVERLIVFEGVNDLGTAEATPAAQQRVAADLIAAYEQIIVRAHAQGIRVYGATLLPFGGNTPYDDPAGHREAARQTVNTWIRTGGRFDAVLDFDRAVRDPGDPSRLLPGLHDGDWLHLNPEGYRVLAESVPVRLLQRR, encoded by the coding sequence GTGATCGCGGCCTGTGTTCTCGCGCTGGCCCTCGTGGTGGCCTCCTCCGCCGTGGTCGCCCTGGTCAGGAGCCCACAGCGGACCGACGGGGCGGGCGCGGGCGACCCGGCGCCGTCCGCCCGGCACTGGGTGAACACCTGGTCCGCGATGCCCCAGCTCACCGAGCCGGGCAACATGCCACCGGCGCCGTTCACCGGGGACCGGGCGGTGCTGGTCGACACCACCCTGCGGCAGACCGTGCGTGTCACCACCGGCGGCGACCGCGTCCGGCTGCGTTTCTCCAACGCCTTCGGCGGCAGCGCGCTGCCCCTGACCGCCGTGACGGTTGCCCTTCCGCTGGGCGGCCGGGCGGGGGTCGGGGCGGTCGAACCCGGCACCACCCGGCCGGTGACCTTCAGCGGGCGGGAGACCACGACCGTCCCGGTGGGCGCCCAAGTCGTGTCCGACCCACTGGAGTTCACGCTGCGGCCGGGCACCAACCTGACCGTGACGGCGTATCTGGCCGAGGGACAGGCCTCCCTCGCCCTCACCTCGCATCCCGGCTCCCGCACCACCTCGTACCTGCTGCGCGGCGACCACACCGAGGACACGGACCTCCCCGGCGCGACCCCGACCAACCACTGGTATCTGCTCAGCGATGTCGAGGTGCTGTCCCGGGCCGCCACGACCGCCGTCGCCGTCCTCGGCGACTCGCTCACCGACGGCCGGGGCTCCACCACCAACGGCAACGACCGCTGGCCCGACCAGCTCTTCGACCGCCTCCAACAGCGGCCCGGCACCCGGCACATCGCCGTGGTCAACCAGGCGGCCGGCGGCAACCGCGTCCTCAACGACGGCCTCGGCCCCAACGCCCTCGCCCGCCTGGACCGGGACGTCCTCGCCCACAGCGCCGTCGAGCGGCTGATCGTCTTCGAGGGCGTCAACGACCTGGGCACCGCCGAGGCCACCCCCGCCGCCCAACAGCGCGTCGCGGCCGACCTGATCGCCGCCTACGAGCAGATCATCGTCCGCGCCCACGCCCAGGGCATCCGGGTGTACGGCGCGACCCTGCTGCCCTTCGGCGGCAACACCCCGTACGACGACCCCGCCGGACACCGGGAGGCGGCGCGACAGACCGTCAACACCTGGATCCGCACCGGTGGCCGTTTCGACGCGGTCCTCGACTTCGACCGCGCGGTCCGCGACCCCGGCGACCCGAGCCGCCTCCTCCCCGGCCTCCACGACGGCGACTGGCTGCACCTCAACCCCGAGGGCTACCGCGTCCTGGCCGAGTCGGTCCCGGTCCGACTGCTCCAACGGCGGTGA
- a CDS encoding extracellular catalytic domain type 1 short-chain-length polyhydroxyalkanoate depolymerase, with protein sequence MTLTPHDGTRGPRRPVLVALLGALLALLAATLLTAPTAAAADRGTGAASAGAAPRAALTEITGFGPNPSNLQMYLYVPDSVTANPAIVVAVHYCTGSGPAMYNGTEYAQLADRYGFIVVYPSVTRSSKCFDVSSPQALTRGGGSDPVGIKSMVDWTVRTYGADTGRVFATGISSGAMMTNVLLGDYPDVFAAGAAFAGVPFACFATTNGSEWNSDCAGGTITRTPGAWGDLVRGAHPGYTGTRPRMQLWHGTTDDVLRYPNFGEEIKQWTNVHGVSQTPAATDTPQTNWTRTRYGGTGDRAPVEAISLQGTGHNLYAWGMGERVLTFFGLNSSGPAPQPPAGPCKVTVTTNAWSTGLTASVTLTNTGTTAVNGWKLAFTLPSGQTVTNGWGATYSPASGAVTATNATYNAAIAPGASVGIGYQADHTGNSAAPSAYTLNGTACTVG encoded by the coding sequence GTGACCCTCACCCCCCACGACGGCACGCGCGGACCACGGCGCCCGGTGCTCGTCGCCCTGCTGGGAGCGCTGCTGGCCTTGCTCGCGGCCACGCTCCTGACCGCCCCCACGGCCGCCGCGGCGGACCGGGGAACCGGGGCCGCGAGCGCCGGGGCCGCTCCCCGGGCCGCGCTCACCGAGATCACCGGCTTCGGCCCGAACCCCAGCAATCTGCAGATGTACCTGTACGTCCCGGACAGCGTCACCGCGAACCCGGCGATCGTGGTGGCCGTGCACTACTGCACGGGCTCGGGACCGGCGATGTACAACGGCACCGAGTACGCCCAACTGGCCGACCGGTACGGCTTCATCGTCGTGTACCCGTCCGTCACCCGCAGCAGCAAGTGCTTCGACGTCTCCTCCCCGCAGGCGCTGACCCGCGGCGGCGGCAGCGACCCCGTGGGCATCAAGTCCATGGTCGACTGGACCGTCCGCACCTACGGCGCCGACACCGGCCGTGTCTTCGCCACCGGCATCTCCTCCGGCGCGATGATGACCAACGTCCTGCTCGGCGACTACCCGGACGTGTTCGCCGCCGGCGCCGCCTTCGCGGGCGTGCCCTTCGCCTGCTTCGCCACCACCAACGGCTCCGAGTGGAACAGCGACTGCGCGGGCGGCACCATCACCCGCACCCCGGGGGCCTGGGGCGACCTCGTCCGCGGCGCCCATCCCGGCTACACGGGCACCCGGCCGCGTATGCAGCTGTGGCACGGCACCACCGACGACGTGCTGCGCTACCCCAACTTCGGCGAGGAGATCAAGCAGTGGACGAATGTGCACGGGGTGAGCCAGACACCGGCCGCCACCGACACACCCCAGACCAACTGGACCCGCACCCGCTACGGCGGCACCGGTGACCGCGCCCCCGTCGAGGCGATCAGCCTCCAGGGCACCGGCCACAACCTCTACGCCTGGGGCATGGGCGAGCGCGTCCTCACCTTCTTCGGCCTCAACAGCTCCGGCCCCGCGCCCCAGCCCCCGGCGGGCCCCTGCAAGGTGACCGTCACCACCAACGCCTGGAGCACCGGCCTGACCGCGTCCGTGACCCTCACCAACACCGGTACGACGGCGGTCAACGGCTGGAAACTCGCCTTCACCCTGCCCTCCGGACAGACCGTCACCAACGGATGGGGCGCCACGTACAGCCCGGCGAGCGGCGCCGTGACCGCGACCAACGCCACCTACAACGCGGCGATCGCACCCGGCGCGAGCGTCGGCATCGGCTACCAGGCCGACCACACCGGCAACAGCGCCGCACCCTCGGCGTACACGCTCAACGGGACGGCGTGCACGGTCGGTTGA
- a CDS encoding pectate lyase family protein, with protein sequence MRTVPPRTHAQRSALVAAAAALATAAVLVLPHTAGAAETSPIGFGAGTTGGGGATPVTVSTLAAFQSAVTGNAAKVVRVNGLIPLSGQVDLGSNTTVLGVGSSSGFTGGGLRIKEETNVVVRNLNISKPVAPADGITVQESTRVWIDHNAFSADRTHDKDHYDGLLDINHGSDNVTVSWNTFKEHFKGSLVGHSDNNAAEDTGHLKVTYHHNHFADVYSRIPSLRFGTGHFYNNYVDGAETACHSRMGAQMLVENNVFRNTGVAVTTNRSSDVDGYANLRGNDLGGAATEISRTGSFTAPPYGYTAESASSVVASVTSGAGTGKL encoded by the coding sequence ATGCGTACCGTCCCCCCACGTACACACGCGCAAAGATCGGCCCTGGTGGCCGCCGCTGCCGCCCTGGCGACGGCCGCCGTTCTCGTCCTGCCGCACACGGCGGGCGCCGCGGAGACCTCACCGATCGGCTTCGGCGCCGGGACCACCGGCGGTGGCGGCGCCACCCCGGTCACGGTCTCGACACTCGCCGCCTTCCAGAGCGCCGTCACCGGCAACGCGGCCAAGGTCGTCCGCGTGAACGGCCTGATCCCGCTGAGTGGTCAGGTCGACCTCGGCTCCAACACGACGGTCCTCGGCGTGGGTTCGTCGTCCGGGTTCACCGGCGGCGGTCTGCGGATCAAGGAGGAGACCAATGTCGTCGTGCGCAATCTGAACATCAGCAAGCCGGTCGCGCCCGCCGACGGCATCACGGTCCAGGAGTCCACGAGGGTGTGGATCGACCACAACGCGTTCTCGGCGGACCGCACCCACGACAAGGACCACTACGACGGTCTGCTGGACATCAACCACGGCTCGGACAACGTGACGGTGTCCTGGAACACCTTCAAGGAGCACTTCAAGGGCTCGCTCGTCGGCCACAGCGACAACAACGCCGCCGAGGACACCGGCCACTTGAAGGTGACGTACCACCACAACCACTTCGCCGACGTGTACTCGCGCATCCCCAGCCTGCGCTTCGGCACGGGGCACTTCTACAACAACTACGTGGACGGCGCCGAGACCGCCTGCCACTCGCGCATGGGCGCCCAGATGCTCGTGGAGAACAACGTCTTCCGGAACACCGGAGTCGCGGTCACCACGAACCGCAGCAGTGACGTGGACGGCTACGCGAATCTGCGCGGCAACGACCTCGGTGGGGCCGCCACCGAGATCTCCCGGACGGGGAGCTTCACCGCCCCGCCCTACGGCTACACCGCCGAGTCCGCCTCCTCGGTCGTCGCCTCGGTGACGTCGGGTGCGGGCACCGGGAAACTCTGA
- a CDS encoding pectate lyase — MTSAVRPRARTRALTGTLAAFSLSFGMIMTSGATPANAATWPSANGSQPVSSTISVSGTRDGGMVRYYGSGALAGDGQEEGQDPIFKLAAGATLKNVIIGAPGADGIHCEGNCTLQNVWWEDVGEDAATFRGGSTYTVTGGGARKAADKVFQHNGPGTLNISNFAVSEFKTLYRSCGDCSTQYTRKVNLSNIEVTGTGSTTRLVGINTNRGDVATLRGITILNDSGRKVIPCQKYNNNTAVGTGPDSTNCLYSASDITYR; from the coding sequence ATGACTTCTGCGGTACGTCCGCGTGCCCGCACGCGCGCGCTGACCGGCACACTCGCCGCGTTCAGCCTTTCGTTTGGCATGATCATGACTAGCGGGGCCACTCCGGCGAACGCCGCCACCTGGCCGTCGGCCAACGGCAGCCAGCCGGTGTCCTCCACCATCTCGGTCTCCGGCACCAGGGACGGCGGCATGGTCCGCTACTACGGCAGCGGCGCCCTGGCCGGCGACGGCCAGGAGGAGGGCCAGGACCCGATCTTCAAGCTCGCGGCCGGCGCGACGCTGAAGAACGTCATCATCGGCGCGCCCGGCGCCGACGGCATCCACTGCGAGGGCAACTGCACGCTGCAGAACGTGTGGTGGGAGGACGTCGGCGAGGACGCGGCGACCTTCCGCGGCGGGTCCACCTACACGGTGACCGGCGGCGGCGCCAGGAAGGCGGCCGACAAGGTCTTCCAGCACAACGGGCCCGGCACCCTGAACATCTCCAACTTCGCGGTCAGCGAGTTCAAGACGCTGTACCGCTCGTGCGGCGACTGCTCCACGCAGTACACGCGCAAGGTGAACCTCAGCAACATCGAGGTGACCGGGACCGGTTCCACCACGCGGCTCGTCGGCATCAACACCAACCGGGGCGACGTGGCGACCCTGCGGGGCATCACGATCCTCAACGACAGCGGCCGCAAGGTCATCCCGTGCCAGAAGTACAACAACAACACCGCCGTCGGTACGGGCCCCGACAGCACCAACTGCCTGTACTCCGCCTCGGACATCACCTACAGGTGA
- a CDS encoding Rv1733c family protein, translating into MVAFRGPKVWLWRWRRNPLRRRSDRLESWVVLIAWALTLAGGVVTGVLAADSVESGLARQRAEWRPVGAALTEDAPEPSGPSGTGTEKVWAKVRWTAPDGSAREGQARVDPASLMGAPVTVWTDAEGLLVTKPASESQARLRATLVGGLAGFFVAAVPFVGGRLVRGRMERRRMDQWDEEWERIGPLWERKIW; encoded by the coding sequence ATGGTGGCATTCCGTGGTCCGAAGGTGTGGTTGTGGCGATGGCGGCGCAACCCGCTCAGAAGGCGCAGCGACCGGCTGGAGTCCTGGGTCGTGCTGATCGCCTGGGCGCTGACCCTGGCCGGTGGGGTGGTCACCGGTGTGCTGGCCGCCGACTCCGTCGAGTCGGGCCTCGCCCGGCAGCGCGCCGAGTGGCGCCCGGTCGGCGCCGCCCTCACCGAGGACGCGCCGGAGCCGTCCGGCCCGAGCGGTACGGGCACGGAGAAGGTGTGGGCGAAGGTCCGCTGGACCGCCCCGGACGGCTCGGCCCGCGAGGGCCAGGCCCGGGTCGATCCCGCCAGCCTGATGGGCGCCCCGGTCACCGTCTGGACGGACGCCGAGGGACTGCTGGTCACCAAGCCCGCCAGCGAGTCGCAGGCCCGGCTGCGGGCCACGCTCGTCGGCGGTCTCGCGGGCTTTTTCGTGGCGGCCGTGCCCTTCGTGGGCGGCCGGCTGGTGCGCGGCCGTATGGAGCGGCGGCGGATGGACCAGTGGGACGAGGAGTGGGAGCGGATCGGGCCGCTCTGGGAACGCAAGATCTGGTGA